One Triticum dicoccoides isolate Atlit2015 ecotype Zavitan chromosome 5B, WEW_v2.0, whole genome shotgun sequence genomic window carries:
- the LOC119308584 gene encoding uncharacterized protein At4g37920-like, translated as MACWLGAACRVAAAGVLRSERQRLSLPLALTAAKRASVLEQQREEAAGSARAVQGCVASPTTTKVTDNQMESEVAMGYTMTQICDRFIEFFMHEKPETKDWRKVLVFREEWQRYRPHFYKRCQVCIDVETDTSVKQKLIVLARKVKKIDDEIETHMELFTELRENPTDINAIVARRRKDFTGDFFRNLNFLVNAYNGLDERDAIARLGAKCLSAIHAYDCTLQQLDIDSAQSKFDDILNSSSLDDACDKIKGLAKAKELDSSLVLLINRAWAAAKDSKTMKNKVKDIMYHIYTTAKESLKIISPPEMKLLKYLLNIEDPEERFAALASAFSPGDEHEVKDEDALYTTPNELHKWIKMVLDSYHLNKEETDFMDARRMSDPVIIQRLILLKETVEEEYMKQYINPEDQESEDREEPEF; from the exons atggcctgCTGGTTGGGGGCAGCCTGCAGAGTGGCGGCAGCGGGGGTCTTGCGGTCTGAGCGGCAACGACTCAGCCTTCCTCTAGCACTGACGGCGGCAAAGAGGGCCAGCGTCTTGGAGCAGCAACGAGAGGAAGCAGCCGGCAGCGCTCGCGCTGTCCAAG GGTGTGTGGCGAGCCCAACTACTACTAAGGTGACAGATAACCAAATGGAGAGTGAAGTCGCAATGGGCTACACGATGACCCAAATCTGTGATAGGTttattgagttcttcatgcatgagaAGCCAGAAACAAAGGACTGGAGAAAAGTATTGGTTTTCAGAGAGGAGTGGCAAAGATACAGACCACACTTCTACAAGCGCTGCCAAGTGTGTATAGATGTGGAAACTGATACTTCTGTGAAGCAAAAGTTGATTGTACTCGCTAGAAAAGTAAAGAAG ATCGATGATGAAATAGAGACGCACATGGAACTCTTCACAGAGCTCAGAGAGAATCCCACTGATATCAACGCTATTGTTGCGAGACGAAGAAAGGATTTCACTGGGGACTTCTTCCGCAATCTTAATTTTCTTGTAAATGCTTACAATGGCCTTGATGAGCGAGATG CAATTGCCAGGCTTGGGGCCAAGTGTCTATCTGCAATTCATGCATATGATTGCACACTGCAGCAGTTGGACATTGATTCTGCTCAATCAAAATTTGATGATATATTGAATTCTTCTTCACTAGATGATGCCTGTGACAAGATAAAAGGATTAGCTAAGGCTAAAGAACTTGACTCATCTTTAGTTCTTCTGATTAATAGAGCCTGGGCTGCTGCAAAAGACTCTAAAACTATGAAGAACAAG GTCAAGGATATAATGTATCATATTTATACAACTGCAAAGGAAAGCCTCAAAATCATCTCACCTCCAGAGATGAAACTTCTGAAGTACCTACTGAATATTGAAGATCCCGAAGAGAGATTTGCTGCTCTCGCGTCTGCTTTCTCGCCAGGAGATGAGCACGAAGTCAAGGATGAAGATGCTCTTTACAC AACTCCCAACGAACTGCACAAGTGGATTAAAATGGTGCTCGATTCGTACCATCTCAACAAGGAGGAGACGGATTTCATGGATGCCAGAAGGATGAGCGACCCGGTTATCATCCAGCGATTAATTCTTCTCAAAGAGACGGTCGAGGAAGAATACATGAAGCAATACATAAACCCTGAGGACCAAGAATCAGAAGACAGGGAAGAACCAGAATTTTGA